A single Brevundimonas sp. M20 DNA region contains:
- a CDS encoding type 1 glutamine amidotransferase: MTRIAILKTGAPPPELAPAHGDYPTMFGTLLGEAFETTVFDVQRGEWPDAYGFDGVIITGSAAGVYEDDPWIGDLLEWIRAAHGRTRLVGVCFGHQAMAKALGGRVEKSERGWGVGLHRYQVTDGAEWMQPAAATVAIPVSHQDQVVAVPNHARVTLRSDFTPYAGLAWGDAAISFQGHPEFTPGFASDLTAGRRGRIDGALVDRALESLREPDDRALVSDWIRAFFQP, from the coding sequence CGAACTGGCTCCGGCCCACGGCGATTATCCGACCATGTTCGGGACACTGCTGGGCGAAGCGTTCGAGACCACGGTGTTCGACGTGCAGCGCGGGGAATGGCCTGACGCGTATGGCTTCGACGGGGTGATCATCACCGGCTCGGCGGCGGGCGTGTACGAAGACGATCCCTGGATCGGCGATTTGCTCGAATGGATCCGGGCTGCCCACGGGCGGACCCGGCTGGTCGGCGTCTGCTTCGGACATCAGGCCATGGCGAAGGCGCTCGGCGGACGTGTCGAGAAGTCGGAGCGCGGCTGGGGCGTCGGTCTGCACCGCTATCAGGTGACCGATGGGGCGGAGTGGATGCAGCCCGCCGCTGCCACGGTGGCCATTCCGGTCTCGCATCAGGATCAGGTCGTGGCGGTTCCCAACCACGCGCGCGTCACGCTGCGTAGTGACTTCACGCCCTATGCAGGTCTGGCGTGGGGCGATGCGGCCATCAGTTTCCAGGGGCACCCGGAGTTCACCCCGGGCTTCGCTTCGGACCTGACCGCCGGGCGGCGGGGACGGATCGACGGCGCGCTGGTTGATCGGGCTCTGGAAAGTCTGAGGGAGCCCGACGACCGGGCGCTGGTCAGCGATTGGATACGGGCGTTCTTCCAGCCGTAA